A single window of Dermacentor albipictus isolate Rhodes 1998 colony chromosome 1, USDA_Dalb.pri_finalv2, whole genome shotgun sequence DNA harbors:
- the LOC139054853 gene encoding uncharacterized protein has product MSSSGAATAAFVGRGNRWNTEDDAGYQIILPPLPKGRVVLNTVFLHGDVRARPYKVEDFRDALGLTGLLPEVLALGAYQINHVWAVTMNTADATKRMLEVKELKVKGRRCIVVDPQDQQVRLRLHWLIHGVADEDVRTALAAFGKAVQVTRERWRVQGISDKGTTTRSVLLKLNSGVKVEDLPHQIRVAGELALVVVPGRPMQCLRCQGTGHVRRDCKVPRCSQCRRFGHAEDQCVRTYASMTGPAEGDDTARLVMDVAEAVDSAKEAEDQATPCALGVVLAPDAGAGTPPDKESTTEGAEQEAAEATKEESKSSLTEASEQMETAEDQSAKSDPTSSNAGASVKRPLEKATDSSAANQGRGEDGPPSKTPTGRRSSYKPRPNTANADKKSEKKLPPLSSGTGPPGGSGGV; this is encoded by the coding sequence ATGAGCTCCAGTGGAGCGGCGACAGCGGCCTTTgttggccgcggaaacaggtggAACACTGAAGATGACGCAGGCTATCAGATTATTTTGCCTCCACTGCCAAAGGGGCGCGTCGTGCTAaacaccgtgtttttgcacggcgacgtGCGAGCTAGACCCTACAAAGTAGAAGATTTCCGGGACGCTCTTGGCCTAACAGGATTGTTGCCGGAAGTGCTGGCCCTGGGGGCCTACCAGATTAACCACGTCTGGGCTGTGACCATGAACACCGCGGACGCCACGAAAAGGATGCTGGAAGTCAAGGAGCTGAAGGTAAAGGGGCGGCGCTGTATCGTGGTCGACCCTCAAGACCAGCAGGTGCGGCTGCGTCTTCATTGGTTAATACATGGTGTGGCCGATGAGGATGTAAGAACGGCGTTGGCGGCTTTCGGTAAAGCCGTACAAGTGACCCGAGAGCGATGGCGAGTTCAGGGTATCAGCGACAAGGGGACGACTACACGGTCCGTCTTGCTCAAGCTCAACAGCGGCGTAAAGGTGGAAGATCTTCCGCACCAAATTAGGGTCGCCGGTGAGCTGGCCCTAGTCGTCGTTCCTGGCAGGCCAATGCAGTGCTTGCGCTGTCAAGGCACCGGTCACGTACGACGAGACTGCAAGGTTCCCCGGTGCTCGCAATGCCGTCGCTTTGGACACGCCGAGGACCAGTGCGTACGTACATACGCCTCTATGACTGGGCCAGCCGAAGGCGACGACACGGCAAGGTTGGTGATGGATGTGGCCGAGGCTGTAGACTCGGCGAAGGAGGCAGAAGACCAGGCAACCCCATGTGCTCTAGGCGTTGTGCTTGCACCTGATGCGGGCGCGGGGACACCACCGGACAAGGAAAGCACTACTGAAGGTGCGGAacaagaggcagcagaagcgacCAAGGAAGAAAGCAAGAGCAGCCTAACGGAAGCCAGCGAGCAAATGGAGACAGCTGAGGACCAGTCGGCGAAGAGTGACCCTACGAGCAGCAATGCCGGAGCCTCGGTCAAACGGCCTCTTGAGAAGGCTACGGACAGCAGCGCAGCGAACCAAGGAAGAGGGGAAGACGGGCCGCCTTCGAAGACGCCAACGGGCAGGCGCAGCAGCTACAAGCCACGACCGAACACCGCTAACGCAGACAAGAAGTCCGAGAAGAAGCTGCCACCGCTCTCCAGTGGTACCGGTCCACCGGGTGGCTCCGGGGGCGTCTAG